AGCGGGAATCCAATGGATTTCGGAGGTTTGTGCGTTCGCGTTGCTGGATCCCCGCGTTCGCGGGGATGACGGATCTGCTCATTCCTTCCATAGTGTAGGGTGAGTTCAGTAAGTCGACGGCCCCTTTCGCGGGAATGACGGTTTCGTTCGTCTGAATGTTTCTGTCCCTTCGGGGAGCAGGCGGGCATCCGGGGCCACACCGTCCGCGCGGGGCGTTGCTTAAGCCGCACGTTACCCGCGCACCCGGAGGGGCGCGCGGCCTGTTGGTCCCGCCTTTCATCCGATTCCCGTGCGCGTATGCGCACCGGGCGCGGATGTCCCGCGGTTTCACGTGCGGCGGAATCCACACGCCGCAAAGCGCTTTCGATGCCGCCGCCTGATGACCCGCCCATCACAACGCACCCGGGCTCCGAAGAGCCCGAGCCGCCATGAAGCGGCGAAACCAACAGGCTGGCTGGCCCGAATGCCGCCCGCTCCCTTCCGGGTGTTTGCTCTGGAGCCCCATGCGGGGCGTCACGCTTTCCAGGCGTGTGGGGCGGGAATCGAACCCGCGACTCTCGGTTCTTCAAACCGATGCTCTAACCAACTGAGCTACCCGTGGCGGAAAGAGCAGGAATCGAACCTGCCACGGCAACGGCAGTTGCCTGGCGCACCTTGCGCCGTCTTTCCCAACCTGACACCAGAGATTCAGAACCCGTACACGGAACGCGGCCGGCCGAGCACGCCGAAGCGATGGGCAAACCGCGCCGCCGGTCTCGGGGCGTCAGCAGACGAAGCTTGCCCCCTTTCTGGAGGCAAGCTGCCCACCTGGCCATGCGTACCTTCCGGCATTGCGGACCCGATGGGGAAACTTGATTCAATTGTATGCGTAGCCCTGCGGGCCACCCAGGCCGCGCTCGCGACGCCGTCTTCAGAGCACGGAGCATGCCAAGCTTGTCACCGACTGGAAGCCTGTGCTCTCAAAGCGTTTTCAATAAAAGAGTTACAAGTCGTATGCGGACCTTGACATGTATGAAGGATGTCTCAAAGCGACGCACAAAAAATAGCAATATTTAGAAGAAAATATAATATGGAAGAATGGATGAGAATGTGGTGCGGGAGAGGTTCACCAACGAGATTCTTTTCGCCCATTTCCGTGGTCCATGTTTTTCGACCACGGATTACACCGATGACACGGATGTTCTTCTTCGCGCCAATCTGTTTGTATTCGTCGTACGACAGCTTCGTTGAGGCCAGCGTCTGCGTTGAGGCCTTCGGGGCGGAGGAATTTCTCTTGGCTGCGGTTCCAAGTACTGTTCCCAGGCGCCCATTCCGCCATTCGGTATGCATGTCTCAATTCCGCGAAGCGGATGGCACAGCGTTGACCGCGTCCGCCCGTCTCCCACTCGACATCGCGGCGAAAAATTGCCAGAATGTCCGTCAGATGTTTGTGCACGGATCTCCAAGAGCGAGGAGCAGGGAAATGGATCGAAGAACCTTCTTACGTACAACCACCGCCGCCGGAATCGCATCAACGCTGCATCCACTTGCCGCCGGGGCCGTTGAGAAGGCGCCAGCCAGCGAGCGGTTGCAGGTGTGTGTCATGGGTGCGGGCGGGCGCGCCATGGGCCTGCTGAAGACCTTTTCCGAAAGCCCCTACGCGGACGTCGTGGCCATCGCCGATATCGACAGCCGGCGTATTCCTGAAGCGGTTAGCGAAGTGGAACAGCGCCAGGGGTCCAAGCCCTGGACGACGGGCGATTTCCGCAAGATCATCGACGACCCGACGATCGACGCACTGGTCATCGGAACGCCCGACCACTGGCACGCCATCCCCACCATCCTGGCCTGCATGGCGGGCAAGGACGTCTACGTCGAGAAGCCGGACGGCCACAACATGGTGGAAGGCCAGCGGATGGTGGCCGCCATGCGCAAGCACAGCCGCATTGTCCAGATGGGATCGCAACACCGCGCAACCGAGCGCCTGCAATCGGCCATTGAATATGTCAGGAGCGGCGCATTGGGACGCTGCCTGGTGGCGAAGGCCTGGGAAAGCACGCGGCAGGGTTCGATTGGCCACATTCCGGATGAAGCGCCGCCCGAAGGCGTCGACTACGACATGTGGCTGGGCGGCGCGCCGAAGCGCCCCTTCAACCCGCGCCGTTTTCACGGCAACTGGCGCTGGTTCTACGACTATGGCACGGGCGACCTGGGCAATGATGGCGTGCATCGTCTCGACATGGCGGTGGCCCTGCTGAACGCCGCCTGCGAAGCCCAGGGCGACGAATCCCTCGGTATGCCGCGGAAGATTACGGCCAGCGGCGGCAAGTGGTACTTCGACGACATGCAGGAGTTCCCCGACA
This region of Candidatus Hydrogenedentota bacterium genomic DNA includes:
- a CDS encoding Gfo/Idh/MocA family oxidoreductase produces the protein MDRRTFLRTTTAAGIASTLHPLAAGAVEKAPASERLQVCVMGAGGRAMGLLKTFSESPYADVVAIADIDSRRIPEAVSEVEQRQGSKPWTTGDFRKIIDDPTIDALVIGTPDHWHAIPTILACMAGKDVYVEKPDGHNMVEGQRMVAAMRKHSRIVQMGSQHRATERLQSAIEYVRSGALGRCLVAKAWESTRQGSIGHIPDEAPPEGVDYDMWLGGAPKRPFNPRRFHGNWRWFYDYGTGDLGNDGVHRLDMAVALLNAACEAQGDESLGMPRKITASGGKWYFDDMQEFPDTLQVNYEYEGAFPKLLTYEMRIWSPYPMNGLGEGAAVYGDNGYIEIGNNGWRAFEGREQIKLVEGDSHERPHVQDFIDCVKSRNRPYCDLETVGHPASVLCHAGNISARLGRQLTLDAASETFIDDNEANALRTRPEYRAPWLLPEV